The genomic DNA CGCCGCGCACGAGCGCGACCGCTCAGCCGGCGGCGCCGATCGCCGTGGCGAAGTCGGACGCCACGACCAGCACGAGCGGGGTGCCGATCTCGGCGAACTTCGCGTCGTACCGCACCTCGGCCTCGGGGATGGCCTGCGCGACGCCGCGCGCCGCACCCTCGAGCTCGGGCGCCGCGTAGTACACGTAGGTCTCGGTGAGGTCGTTCTCGCTCGCGTTCGCCGTCGTGCCGACGGGGATGGTCGCGGCCTGCAGCATCTCGGCGGCCTGCGCGGCGAGCCCGCTGACCGTGGTGCCGTTCAGCACCGTCACGGGCTGGTCGGGAGCGATCGTCGGCTCGGCGGTGACGGTCGGCTCGGGCGTCGCGGTCGGCACCGCGGCCTCGCCGCTCGAGCCGATGCGGTCGCCCAGGGTGACGACGCCCCAGATGCCGATGCCCGCGAGCACCACGGTGGCCAGCGCCGCCCACCCGAACGCGATCCAGCCCGAGCCTCGCCGGCTCGGGGCGCGGTGCGCGCCGACGCGGTCGATGCCGTGCGGCACGCTGTCGAACCGGTCGCGGGGGAACTTCTGCGCCATGTGCTGGTGTCGGTCCTGTCGGTCGGGGCGGGCGGCTCAGTCGAGCGGCCGGCCGAAGGTCGGGGTGCGGACCAGGCGGGCCGCACGACGCGCGTCGCGCAGCCGGAGCAGCCGCTTGACGAGCATCGGGTCGTGTCGAAGTGCGTCGGGCGAGGAGATGAGCTCCCCGAGGATCCGATAGTAGCGAGGCGCCGAGAGGTCGAACTCGGCGCGGATCGCCTCGGCCTTCGCGCCCTCGTCGCGGAACGCGCGGTGCTCGAAGGCCAGGATGCGCCGGCTGCGCTCGTCGAGGGCGGGTGCCGCGGATGCATCGGGTCGGCCGTCGGCGGATGCATCCGCCTCGGCGCGCGCCGCACCCTGCATGCTCGCCTCCCTCGCTGACGGAACCGGGCGTCCCGCCTGCTGGACATCCTAGGCACGGGCCGCCTGGGAGCCGCCCGAGCCGCCCGGCGTGTGCGCCGGAACACCGCGCATCACCGGAACAGGAAGCGCCGCAACAGTGTTGCACCTGTCGGCGGAGTCCGCGCCGGGCGCGATTAGGCTCGACCGGGGGACTTCCGCCGCGCCTGCGGCGGACGGTCCGCCGCGAGAAGGGATCCGAGATGACCTACGACGTCCAGCGCAGCGACGACGAGTGGCGCGCCGAGCTCGCACCCGAGCAGTACGCAGTGCTGCGCGAGGCGGCCACCGAACGTCCCTGGACGGGCGAACTGCTCGACGAGCACCGCGCCGGGGTCTACACGTGCGCCGCGTGCGGGGCCGAGCTGTTCCAGAGCGGCACGAAGTTCGATTCGGGCTGCGGCTGGCCGAGCTTCTACGAGTCGGTCCGCCCCGAAGCGGTCGAACTGCTCGAGGACACCTCGCTCGGCATGGAGCGCACCGAGGTGCGCTGCGCCCGATGCGGGTCGCACCTGGGCCACGTGTTCCCCGACGGGTTCGGCACGCCCACCGGCGACCGCTACTGCATGAACTCGATCGCACTCGGCTTCTCGCCCGAGTCGTGACCGGGGTCGCCGCACCGGTCGCGACCGCGGCCGGTGCATTCGAGGCGGTGCGCCGCCGCCGTTCCGTCGCGAAAGTGACCGCGGCCGCGCCTGACGACACCGAACTGCTGCACCTGCTGTCGGCGGCGGGCACCGTCGCCGACCACGCGGCGCTGCAGCCGTGGCGGGTGATCGCCCTCCGCGGCGACGCCCGGGCGCGGCTCGGCGAGGCGCTCGCCGACGCGGCGGGGCTGGTCGGCGACGACCGCGCCGCGCTCGCGGCGAAACCGCTGCGCGCTCCGCTGCTGCTGGCCGTGGCGGCGCGTCGCCACGAGCATCCGAAGGTGCACGGATGGGAGCAGGACGCCGTGGCCGCGGGCGTCGCGCACACCCTCAGCCTGCTGCTCGACGAGGCCGGCTGGGGTGTCATGTGGCGCACCGGCCCGCACGTCCGCACCGAACCGGTCGCAGCCGTGCACGGGCTCGCCCCCGACGAGCACCTGCTCGGCTGGCTCTACGTCGGCGGCGTCCCCGAGGGCGTGAGCCGCGTGCGGCACCGCGCGATCGACGCCGCCGCCGTGTTCACGAGCCTCGCCTGAACCCGAGCCGCAGGAACGCCGGGCGCCCGCTCGCGATCCCCACCGCGATGAACGCGAGCAGGGTGCCGACGACGGTCGCGGCATCCACGTGGCGACCGGGGACCGGCAGCAGCAGGTCGAGCGCGAGCGCCGACGCGAGCTGGCCGGCGATCGTGGCGAGGCTGAGCAGCAGCACGCCGGTGCGGCGCACGATGACCGCGGAGCCGGCGATGAAGACGCACCCCAGCGCACCGCCGACGTAGAGCCAGGGCTCCGTCGGGAAGGCGTCGGGCGGACCGGCGATCGCGATGCGCACGAGCGCGGCGGCCACGAGCACCGCGGTGCCGGACGCGAAGTTCAGGAACGTCGCGGTCAGGGCGCTCGCCGCCTCGACCCGCACCCGCCCGTTCACCGCCTGCTGCCACCCCGTGCCGAGCCCCGCGAGCAACGGCAGCAGCACCCACCAGATCGCGATCCCGGTGCCGAGCTGGGCCGACACGGCCACCGTGACCGCCGCGAGCGCGAGCGTCGCGCCGATCGTGCGCGGCGCGGTGATCGGATGCCGGCCGCCCGGGCCGAGCCCGATCAGGTCGATGACCAGCCCGCTCACCGTCTGGCCGGCGACGATCGCGACCGTGAACAGTGCGACCCCGAGCAGCGCCGCGGTGAGCCCCTGGCTGAGCACCAGGAACGCGCCCGCCAGGCCGCCCAGCAGCATCCACCACGACAGCCGGCCCTCACGCAGCGCACGGCCGACGCCGGCGAACCCGGCCCGGCCGCGACGCGAGAACGCCAGCGCGACGGCCAGCAGCACCAGCCCGGTGCCGAACGAGATCGCGGCCGCCGTGAAGCCGTCGTCGAGTCGGCGACCGAGCTCGCCGTTGATACGGGACTGCACCGACATCAGCGCACCGAAGGCGGCGGCCGCGACGAGCGCCGCCCAGAGCGGGGCGCGGTGGCGGGAGTGGTCGTGCAAGAGCCGGCTGCGGGACTCGAACCCGCAACCACCGCTTTACAAGAGCGGTCAGGGCCGTCCCGCGTCCTCCAATCTTAGGCAGTCAATCCCAGTAGATCCGCGAGTTCATGCGGATCTCGGCCCAATTGGGCAGCGAGCTCATCCAGCGTCTTCCAGCCCCGTCCTGCCCCACGCTGCCCCACGTTTGCCCCACGCCGCCGAGTCGGGAGCGACGCGACGACATGCTCGCCGAACTCCTCGGCGAACTTCGCGTAGATCTCCGCGGTCTTGGACGAGCTGTGCCCGAGCATCCGCCGAACCTCGTCCAGCGACGCGCCGCTCTGCAGCGCGTGGGTGGCGAAGGTGTGCCGGAGGTCGTGGATCTTCGTGCCCTCGAGACCGGCGTGCTTGACCGCCGGGAGCCAGACCCCGCGGCGCCAGTTCGAGTAGTCGTAGACGTGTTCGCCCCCCTTGAGGAAGACGTGCCCCTTGCGGCGGCCGCCGATCTCGCGCTCGAGCACCTCGGCCACCCAGGGGGTCATCGGCACCCAGCGCTGCTTCTTGCCTTTGGGGTACGGGACGAGGCGTCGCTGGTCGTCGTCCCATGCTTCGATGACCCACACCCGCTCGCGGTCGAAGTCGACGCGCGGGATCTGCAGGCCGATCGCCTCGCCCCAGCGCATGCCGGTGCCGAGGAGGGTGGCGACGATGCCCTCGTCGTGCCAGTTCGCCACCGGCGGCTCGAACTGCTGCAGGAGCCGGTCGCGCTCCTCCTCCGTCAGGTAGCGGCGCTTGTCGACCTGCGGCTGCGCGACCTTCACACCACGCGCCGGGTTGAAGTCGAGCACCTCGGCCTCCACCGCGGCGGTGAGGCTCGCGGAAAGGAGGGAGATGCGCTTCTGCACCGTCGCCGGCGCGAGTCCGGTCTTGCGGAGTTCCATCGCCCACGCCTTGACGTCGCCGCGGGTGATGTCGATGAGCGGCACGTCCTGCCACTTCGGAAGGAGATGGTTGTCGCGCGAGGGCTCGTCGCGGTGCAGGGTGCCGGGCTCGACGTCGCGGGTCTCCCACCAGTCGGCGCACCACTCCCCCCACGTGCGCCCGGCCGCGAGCGGGTCGCGCCAGCCGAGGGAGCGGGCGGCCTTCTCGGCCGCGGCCGCCTCGATCTCGGCCTTTCGCTTGTGGGTGAACGTGCCCCTCACATACCGCTTCTTCCCCTCGCGATCGCGATAGGCGGCGCGGTAGCGTCCGCTCGGAAGAGTCTCGACATAGGGCATGACTGGATCATACGGGATTAGGCGTGCTAGCGTGGGGCCGAATTATCTAGCTAATGTCTCACAAGGAGGATCTATTCATGAGGCCAATCGAGTTCATGACCGTCGCCGAAGTGGCGGCGCTGACCAAGCGCCACCCCGAAACCATCACCGACGCGCTGCGGAGCGGCGACCTCCCCGGTCGGCAGCGCGTGAAGGGCGGCCGCTGGATCATCAAGCGCGAGGATGCCGAGATCTGGCGCTGGGGCGAACCGTTCGAGGCTGCCGCATAGAAGGAGGAAACGATGCTCGATCCCGAATGGCTCGACCTGTTCGTATCGGACGCGGAGACGCCGACGCGCGACGTGCTGCCGCGCAAGAACGCACCCGCCGCCGCGAAGGTACTGGCCTACTGGGCGCCCCTGCTCGAAGAGGCGGGGCTGAGCGTGGACGCCGAGTACTGCTGGGCCTGCGGTGCCAATGTCGGATATCTCGAGCGCGCCCACATACTCGCGCGAATCGAAGGCGGCTCGAACGAGCCGTCGAATCTCCACCTGCTTTGCCCGTCGTGCCACCTCGACTCGGAGATGCTGCATGGGCGCGACTACTGGCAGTGGTTCTGCTGGCCCCAGAAGCAGATGATCGCGAAAGCGAAGCGCATCGCGTCCCGCCAGCCGCTCATGGCAGTCGTGCAAGACAAGGCGGGCGATGAGGGCGCGCGGCTTACGCGAGCGATCGCCGCGCTCGATCTTCACGACACGGCCGGACTTGTCGAACTCCTCGCCATGCCGATGTAGCCCGCGTCCCGGCTACGCTGCGCGCCATGTTCCCTGTCTCGCTGCCCCCGCCGCCGTCCGCGGATGGCGGCGACTGGTCGGCGGAGATCCTCGATGAGGTGCGCCAGGAGTTCAATGGAGAACTCACGCTGCTCGACCCGTCGGTTGCGGTCCCGGTCGGCGACCCCTACGACCCGGAGACCGGTCTGGGCGGCGAGACCACGTTCGCGACGGTCATCGCCGCCCGCCCCGGACGCGCCCAGCAGTTCCAGCTCCCCCTGGAGCGCGCGGCGTCGGGCCAGTGGATCACCAAGCGCCGCTATCGCTTCCAGTGCGAGATCAAGGCGGACGACCCGCTCATCGAGAAGGGGATGCTCCTCAAGTGGTCGGGCGGCAAAGACCCGGTGCTGTCGAAGCTGACGTTCACCGTGCTCGCTGCGACGAACTCGTCGCACGCGGCGCTTCGCACCATCCTCTGCTCGACCGAAGGGGATGACGTCTGATGGCGTGGCGCGGGTTCGACAAGAGCGGCCTGATCGCCCAGGCGGAAGCGTTCGCGTACTCGAAGCGGCGGGAACTGACGAGCGCCCTGCAGGAGGTCATCGTCGCGGCCGAGGAGCGGATGAAGGAGATCATCCTCGACAAGGACACCCCGACCGGCTGGGAGCGCGTGGCGACCGGGCGCGGCCTGTTCGACGGTCGCTACGAGACGGGCGAGATGTTCAGCCAGGTCGAGTCGAAAGTCACCGCCGACGACGATGAAGCGGTCGGCGAGTGGGGCTGGTTCGACCCCGAGGCGTACTTCCTGCTTCAAGAGGAAGGCACCGACCGGATCGCTGCGATGGACTCGCTGAACGCGACCCTGCAGAAGGTCATCGACGAGATGGCCGGTCACCTCGACCGCGTCGCCGGGGAGAAGATCGCATGAGCTACGACGGCAACGAGGAGATCGACTGGATTCTCGGCCCCGACGGCATCGGCGCCCTCGCGGGCGGGCAGGTGTTCGAGACCGGCGTCCCTGACGGCACCGACCTCCAGCGCTACTCGGCGACCGACCCGCGCCTGCGGCCGTACATCGTCGCGCGCTTCGCGACCCCGTTCGCCTCGACGCGCGGGCGAGCCGCGGGCGCAGGCGAGGACGAGCAGCCCCACGTGCTCTCGTTCACCATCGTGGTCTACGGCGGCGTGGCAGCCGACGTGCGCCGGACGCGGGCCGCAGTGCAGCGCCGCCTCGTCGACAAGCGCCCCTCCCCGACCTCCGGCGTCATCACCTCGTCGGGCGGGTTCAGCTACGCCCGCACCGAGACCGAAGCCCGGCCCAGTCGCTTCGAGTCGGGCATGTTCGGGCGGGTGTTCATCAACCTCTGATCTGGCGTGCATTAGCTAGATGTCCGCTGTACGCTCCGCGCCATGTCAAACGCCGTGCGCACGTACCGCAACCGGATCAACGGCGCCATAGGCGTCTACCCGGAAGCCCTCGCGCGCGTCTTCCCGAACCTCGAAGAGGTCGCCGAAGACGCCAAGCCTCTCGCCTACGTCCCCATCACGGAGGACCAGATCGAGCAGGTCGTCGAGGCGACCGCGGTCGAGCCCGAGACCACCCAGGCGGGCGACGAGCCGGCCGCCCGCACGACCGCCACGCGAAAGGGGCGCCGCTGAATGTCCGCTGCCAAACTGGTACCAGGCTACGAGACCATCGTTCTCGCTGCCGCACATGAGATCGACGGGGTGCCGTGGATCGTCACCCCCACCGGTCTCGTCGACTACGAGAACCCGACCGCCGCCGCGCTGAACATCTACCACGGCATCACCAAGCCGAGTCAGGCATACGCGGGCGCAGGCGGCAACATCTCGTGCGCCGTGCTCGACGACCTGAACCTCGGCCTCACCGGGTCGGACACGTCGAGCAACAAGACCGTCTGCTCGAAGGGCAACTCGGAGTCCCTCACGCAGTACAACTTCGACGCGGAACTGAACGTGCTGCGCGACGAAGACCCCGACGCCGACGGCCTGTACAACCTCGTGCGCGACCTGACCCGCGACGCGGACGCGCCGTACTTCATCATCCACCGGGTTCGCGGCGGCAAGGACTCGTCCGAGGAGTTCGCCGTGGGCGACGAGATCGACCTCTACTACGTCTGGACCGACCACCCCGTCCCGGCGTTCCCCGACAGCGACGACCAGACGCTCGGACTGAACTTCGTCCCCAAGTCGATCGTCAACATCGCGCACGTGATTACGGCGTAAGGAGCGGAAACAATGACCGATGTCAGAGCACAGTCGAACAAGGCGGTGGGCTGGTTCGCAGGCCCGGACACCGCGATCACCGACGACCGGTGGGTGTCGGGGCCGACGCTCGCAGAACTCCAGTCCCTCCTGAACATCTCGGCCGAGACGAAGATCGACGGCACCGACTTCGGCCTCGAGGCGTCCGAGCAGAGCGACGACCGCTCGTTCGCCGACGCCGCGGGCGCCCAGTCGCGCTCGTTCGACTCGGCGTCGGGCAGCATCGAGATCTTCACCCCGAGCCGCGGCGAGACCAGCGGCCTGCGCGTCCAGGTGTGGAACACCCTCGCCAAGCCGCGCACCAAGCTCGCCATCGCGCAGCGCTTCATCACCAACCAGGCGGCGGCGATCGCGCCGGGCCAGGTCGTCAACCTGTTCCGCGTCATCACCGACGACCGGCAGCACAACCGCAACGACGTGAGCCGCACCCTCGGCATCGGCCTCGTGCTGCAGGACAACCTGCTGTCGAACTACGTCGTGCCGTCGGCGGTCCCGACCGCTGTGACCCTCACCCCGGACGGCGAGGACGGCTTCGACGTGGTGGTCGGCACGCCGCTGTACCTCAAGGCGACCTACGAGGGCGTCAACGTGACGGTCGGTGCGGACTACGCGTCCAGCGACGAGAACATCTTCACCGTCACCAAGCACGGCATCCTCATCCCCCGCGCCGCGGGCACCGCCACCCTCACCGTGTCGATCGCGGGCTCGGCTGCGGGCACGCCGATCGACGTGACGGTCACCGCGCCGTAATCCACCTCGGGGACGCGAGGCTGCCATCAGCCTCGCGTCCCCGCTACGCTCCGCCCCGCCCACGAGAGAGAGGACACCCCCATGAGCGAAGACATCCAGCAGGTCGCCGAGGAGGCCGCAGAGACCGGCCGCAAGTCATTCGACCTGAAAGCCCGACTGCAGAAGCGTCCGCTGCGCCACGAGACCATCCGCGTGTTCACCGACGAGGTCACCGGCGAAGCACTCGGCGGCTTCGAGGATGTGCTCGACGCGAACGGGTTCGTGAAGAGCCGCCGCGGTTGGGGTGCTGCGAGGGAACTCGCGGAGCTCAAGCTCCTGAACAAGGACGGCGCCAACGACGAGGCCATCGCCGCGAAGATCGCCGAGATGGAAGCCCTCGCCGCGAAGCTCGACGAGACCGCACTGGACATCGCCCTCCAGGCCGTCCCCGCCGTCATCAAGAAGGACGCCCGCCGCGCTGCGAAGCAGCACCTCGGCATCCGCGGCAAGGTGACCGACGACCGCGCCGATGAGTTCGTCGACGAACTCGACGCGCAGATCCTCTACCGCTCGGTGGTCTCCATCCACGACGTCGAGTCGGGCGAGACGAACAAGGCGGTCACGATCGAGGATGCGCGCGACCTGCTCGCCTACCTCCCCGACACGGAGAGCGGCCGACTGCTGGCCGCGGTCGCGAAGCTGCAGTTCCAGGGGGCGATCGCCGAGCAGGCGACCGCTCAGGTGGATTTCTCGCAGCGTACCTAGCCTTCGGGGCCGGCGCTGGGTACGCGCAGCAGATCGAAGCGTCGATCCGTTTCGGCGTCCGGCCGACTGCGGTGATCCTCGGGACGGACACCCGCAAGCGGTGGAGCAAGTGGGACATCCTGCTGGCGCAGGCGTTCCACATGCTCGAGAAGGAGCGGTGCCACCAGTGCGGCTACCCGAAGTACGTGTGCGGCAACGAGTCGAACGACATCTACTTCACGGTGCGCGAAGAGGTGTGCTTCGCGACGCAGAAGAAGGATGCGTTCGAGGAGAAGGCTCGCGAACGGGCGGCGAAGAAGAAGGGCGGCGCGGCGAAAGAGCCCGCCGGGGTGTCGCTCATCGTGGAGGCCCACACGTACTCGCGGCGGGAACTCTCCGAGTTCCGCGACTCGTTCTACGAGCTTCGCGCGAAGCGGGAGAAGGCTCGCGACGAGTCGGTACCGGTCATTCCTGCGGAGGATTAGCTAGCTGTTGCTTGGCTTTCTCGACCGCGAGTTCGCGGCGGGCGCGAGCCATCGCCCGCCGCTGCGCATCGGCCTCGATTTCCTCGGGCTTCCGTCCGCGCAGCAGCAGGTAGAGGAACGT from Agromyces larvae includes the following:
- a CDS encoding DUF3263 domain-containing protein → MQGAARAEADASADGRPDASAAPALDERSRRILAFEHRAFRDEGAKAEAIRAEFDLSAPRYYRILGELISSPDALRHDPMLVKRLLRLRDARRAARLVRTPTFGRPLD
- a CDS encoding tyrosine-type recombinase/integrase, encoding MPYVETLPSGRYRAAYRDREGKKRYVRGTFTHKRKAEIEAAAAEKAARSLGWRDPLAAGRTWGEWCADWWETRDVEPGTLHRDEPSRDNHLLPKWQDVPLIDITRGDVKAWAMELRKTGLAPATVQKRISLLSASLTAAVEAEVLDFNPARGVKVAQPQVDKRRYLTEEERDRLLQQFEPPVANWHDEGIVATLLGTGMRWGEAIGLQIPRVDFDRERVWVIEAWDDDQRRLVPYPKGKKQRWVPMTPWVAEVLEREIGGRRKGHVFLKGGEHVYDYSNWRRGVWLPAVKHAGLEGTKIHDLRHTFATHALQSGASLDEVRRMLGHSSSKTAEIYAKFAEEFGEHVVASLPTRRRGANVGQRGAGRGWKTLDELAAQLGRDPHELADLLGLTA
- a CDS encoding helix-turn-helix domain-containing protein, translating into MRPIEFMTVAEVAALTKRHPETITDALRSGDLPGRQRVKGGRWIIKREDAEIWRWGEPFEAAA
- the msrB gene encoding peptide-methionine (R)-S-oxide reductase MsrB; this translates as MTYDVQRSDDEWRAELAPEQYAVLREAATERPWTGELLDEHRAGVYTCAACGAELFQSGTKFDSGCGWPSFYESVRPEAVELLEDTSLGMERTEVRCARCGSHLGHVFPDGFGTPTGDRYCMNSIALGFSPES
- a CDS encoding DUF6093 family protein, translating into MFPVSLPPPPSADGGDWSAEILDEVRQEFNGELTLLDPSVAVPVGDPYDPETGLGGETTFATVIAARPGRAQQFQLPLERAASGQWITKRRYRFQCEIKADDPLIEKGMLLKWSGGKDPVLSKLTFTVLAATNSSHAALRTILCSTEGDDV
- a CDS encoding nitroreductase family protein — encoded protein: MTGVAAPVATAAGAFEAVRRRRSVAKVTAAAPDDTELLHLLSAAGTVADHAALQPWRVIALRGDARARLGEALADAAGLVGDDRAALAAKPLRAPLLLAVAARRHEHPKVHGWEQDAVAAGVAHTLSLLLDEAGWGVMWRTGPHVRTEPVAAVHGLAPDEHLLGWLYVGGVPEGVSRVRHRAIDAAAVFTSLA
- a CDS encoding DMT family transporter, with translation MHDHSRHRAPLWAALVAAAAFGALMSVQSRINGELGRRLDDGFTAAAISFGTGLVLLAVALAFSRRGRAGFAGVGRALREGRLSWWMLLGGLAGAFLVLSQGLTAALLGVALFTVAIVAGQTVSGLVIDLIGLGPGGRHPITAPRTIGATLALAAVTVAVSAQLGTGIAIWWVLLPLLAGLGTGWQQAVNGRVRVEAASALTATFLNFASGTAVLVAAALVRIAIAGPPDAFPTEPWLYVGGALGCVFIAGSAVIVRRTGVLLLSLATIAGQLASALALDLLLPVPGRHVDAATVVGTLLAFIAVGIASGRPAFLRLGFRRGS
- a CDS encoding HNH endonuclease signature motif containing protein, whose product is MLDPEWLDLFVSDAETPTRDVLPRKNAPAAAKVLAYWAPLLEEAGLSVDAEYCWACGANVGYLERAHILARIEGGSNEPSNLHLLCPSCHLDSEMLHGRDYWQWFCWPQKQMIAKAKRIASRQPLMAVVQDKAGDEGARLTRAIAALDLHDTAGLVELLAMPM
- a CDS encoding LytR C-terminal domain-containing protein, with the translated sequence MAQKFPRDRFDSVPHGIDRVGAHRAPSRRGSGWIAFGWAALATVVLAGIGIWGVVTLGDRIGSSGEAAVPTATPEPTVTAEPTIAPDQPVTVLNGTTVSGLAAQAAEMLQAATIPVGTTANASENDLTETYVYYAAPELEGAARGVAQAIPEAEVRYDAKFAEIGTPLVLVVASDFATAIGAAG